In Silene latifolia isolate original U9 population chromosome X, ASM4854445v1, whole genome shotgun sequence, the following proteins share a genomic window:
- the LOC141620690 gene encoding uncharacterized protein LOC141620690 encodes MPPTATDKFQKRARRCLFIGYPFNQKGYKLYDTENHKIFTSRDVIFKECIYPYKLDHTLGHEKSDQHNSSFLTSDYGYLPLDFFHNPDNSVHGFGSAQNDDGQSSTPNVSNNNNKVINTDSVVEQRIVDFNNTEQPSATHNDIATVHNENVAAENVIQTNNKNASDALIRRSMFDRGYVKSLCNVIEAYEPSYYHQACHDQKWIKAMNVELTALDANHTWDLV; translated from the exons ATGCCTCCCACTGCCACTGATAAGTTTCAAAAAAGGGCAAGAAGGTGCTTGTTCATTGGGTATCCTTTCAACCAAAAAGGTTATAAGCTTTATGACACGGAGAAtcataaaatatttacaagtagGGATGTTATTTTCAAAGAATGCATCTATCCTTATAAACTTGATCATACATTGGGACATGAAAAGTCTGATCAGCACAATTCTAGTTTTTTAACTAGTGATTATGGTTACTTGCCCTTGGATTTCTTTCATAATCCTGACAATTCAGTCCATGGTTTTGGTTCAGCTCAAAATGATGATGGTCAGTCAAGCACACCCAATGTatctaacaataataataaggtGATCAACACTGATTCAGTTGTTGAACAAAGGATAGTTGATTTCAATAACACTGAACAACCTTCAGCAACACATAATGACATAGCAACAGTCCATAATGAGAATGTTGCAGCTGAGAATGTCATTCAGACTAATAACAAAAATGCATCAGATGCCCTTATAAGAAGATCA ATGTTTGACAGAGGTTATGTGAAATCATTGTGTAATGTTATTGAAGCCTATGAACCAAGTTATTATCATCAGGCTTGCCATGATCAGAAATGGATTAAAGCAATGAATGTTGAGCTTACAGCTTTAGATGCTAATCACACTTGGGATTTGGTTTAA
- the LOC141620691 gene encoding uncharacterized protein LOC141620691, with protein sequence MPENISDDSLYSLLDDPLFISPTDQPSLTLFSSLFNYTNFLQWQREVLWALMSKNKVGFVSGKCEIPAQTDKKYNSWIRCDLLVLRWIKNSLEPKLRKNFQYAISAKNIWTDIVEQFGQPNVLELYYLKKDLSNFSQDNLSLLEYYRQIKSLGRILIGWIPYHSVLVDNREMHLSIAQTSGYEQVQTNLLTMEPLPPINKALSLLQKIEKQNIINDVTSYVVLESVTYATKKQYSTTTSIDEDRETKDRSSMMLLLM encoded by the exons ATGCCTGAAAACATTTCAGATGATAGTCTCTATTCACTTCTTGATGATCCTCTGTTCATCTCACCTACCGATCAACCATCTTTGACACTCTTCTCCTCCCTCTTCAATTACACCAATTTCTTACAATGGCAAAGGGAAGTGTTGTGGGCTCTTATGTCTAAAAATAAAGTTGGGTTTGTTTCTGGTAAGTGCGAAATTCCTGCGCAAACTGACAAGAAATATAATTCTTGGATCAGATGTGATCTTCTAGTTTTAAGGTGGATCAAGAACTCTTTGGAGCCAAAGCTACGTAAGAACTTCCAGTACGCTATTTCTGCCAAGAACATATGGACTGACATTGTTGAACAGTTTGGTCAACCAAATGTTCTGGAATTATATTATTTGAAGAAGGATTTAAGCAATTTCTCTCAAGACAATCTCTCCTTGCTTGAGTATTATAGGCAGATTAAAAGTCTTGGGAGAATATTGATCGGATGGATCCCATACCACAGTGTACTTGTGGATAATAGGGAAATGCACTTGTCAATTGCTCAAACGTCTG GATATGAGCAAGTGCAGACCAATTTGCTTACAATGGAGCCTTTGCCACCAATTAACAAGGCATTGAGTCTATTACAGAAGATAGAGAAACAAAATATCATCAATGATGTTACTTCTTATGTAGTCCTGGAATCTGTGACGTATGCAACCAAGAAGCAATATTCAACAACTACTTCTATTGATGAAGATAGAGAAACAAAAGATCGATCATCAATGATGTTACTTCTGATGTAG
- the LOC141620688 gene encoding uncharacterized protein LOC141620688 — MEQKRKQLARLSVGARTVEELRQRKKLVAEIATLRRQEEQYWRQRSRALWLKDGDRNTNFFHMRAGERKRKNYISKLIDDGGVEKAGNDAVAGVAIEYFRHIFTLSNPANFDELLQGLEGRVTDRMNVGLRGNYREEEVVEALNQMHPLKAPDPDDMNALFYQSFWHIIGPDVVKTVMGILRVSFFARANVNEATVVNDILRSYEAASGQLVNLDKTMVSFSRGVTDAMRGRVTECLGVTEVVEQERYLGLPTVIGLSKKVITNILRDKLSKILQGWRRKILSRAGKEVFIKAVANSLSTYVMSVFKIPANFCNELHSMVSRFWWGHREGKRGISWVA, encoded by the exons ATGGAGCAGAAGAGAAAGCAACTGGCGCGGCTGTCCGTGGGTGCTCGAACGGTGGAGGAGCTTCGTCAACGGAAAAAATTGGTGGCTGAAATTGCCACGCTTAGGAGACAGGAGGAACAATATTGGCGGCAAAGATCGAGAGCCCTGTGGTTGAAAGATGGGGATCGCAATACGAATTTTTTTCATATGAGGGCAGGGGAGCGGAAGAGGAAGAACTATATTAGTAAACTTATTGATGATGGGGGTGTTGAGAAGGCGGGGAATGATGCGGTGGCTGGGGTGGCTATCGAATACTTCCGTCACATTTTTACTTTGTCGAATCCGGCTAATTTTGACGAGCtgctgcaaggactggaaggacGAGTCACAGACCGAATGAACGTGGGTTTACGTGGGAATTATCGTGAAGAGGAGGTGGTTGAAGCATTGAATCAAATGCATCCATTAAAGGCGCCGGATCCGGACGATATGAATGCTTTATTCTATCAATCTTTCTGGCATATTATTGGACCCGATGTGGTTAAGACGGTTATGGGGATTTTACGCG TATCTTTTTTTGCGCGAGCTAATGTGAATGAAGCGACGGTCGTCAATGATATATTAAGGAGTTATGAAGCGGCATCGGGGCAATTAGTAAACCTGGATAAAACTATGGTCTCATTTAGTAGAGGAGTAACGGATGCTATGAGGGGCCGAGTGACTGAGTGTCTCGGAGTGACGGAAGTGGTGGAACAGGAGCGATATTTGGGGTTGCCGACGGTTATAGGACTGTCAAAAAAGGTGATAACCAATATCCTTCGTGACAAGTTGAGCAAAATATTGCAAGGTTGGCGTAGGAAAATATTGTCGAGGGCTGGTAAGGAGGTTTTTATAAAGGCTGTGGCCAATTCACTCTCTACCTACGTGATGAGTGTGTTTAAAATCCCGGCTAATTTTTGCAATGAGCTTCACTCGATGGTGTCTCGCTTCTGGTGGGGGCACAGGGAAGGAAAAAGAGGGATCTCGTGGGTTGCTTAG